CATTGCTACTACCATACCGCTTGCATATATTGTTTCTTGCACGCCATAGATATTTTCTGAGTTTTTTATGTGTGCTACCGTTTTCTATGGCGTGGCCCATTAGGCCTACGCCAGCACTATCCATTAGGCCCACACCAGCAAAAACTACCCTGTCCAGTAAAAACTAGTGTCCGATTCACCACGAACTCACATTGAACACCCTTCTTCTTCGTCCCTCCTTCTCGACCAACGCCACCGTCGCCCGATCACATTGCTCTTTGCCGCCGGAACTGCGCGGCCGCCGCCAACTCCGGCAAAGGAGGTGAGAGCTCCCCTCTTCCCCTCGCGAATCTTCTTCCCCTCCCCAAGCGCGTCTCCCTCCAGTGGCGGATCTGAGCTAGAAATTTCTTTTGATAGATGGAGTAGATGATTGGTTTATATATGAATGGATATGATATCTCTttgatagatggatggatgaatGGATAGACGGATAGAATGTATTATGAATGGATATGATATCTCCGGTGACGGATCTGAGCTAGTTTTATATATTAGTACTGTGATATTTAGTAGAAATTGATTTATTTGTACAAATTGATATATTCTATAGACCAACATATCTAGTTTGCTATGCAATTTGCTGTTGTAGGTCACTACATGATATCTAGTTTGCTATATATATAGGTCAACCCTCGATATTGAGATGCATGCTATCTAGTTTGATTGGTTCTATACATTGTAATATTTGAACTACTTTGCATTGGTGTCAATATTCAGTGATATGAAATTGCATATTATCCTGATCATATACGCGATGTGTTTGTAGGTCATGGCCAACAATGAGTCAGTGTGCGATGTGGACATGGCCAACAAATTAATTCTTAGACACTTATGAGTATATCATCAAGAACGTGCAAGGGGCAAATGACGAGCTAAAGGTGGAGATTAAAGCGCTACGCAAGGAGACTACTCGGCTCGTTAAGGAGACTAATGAGCTGAGGGACGAGAGAGATAAGCTCGTTGAGGATCGAGATAAACTGAAAGAGGAGAGGAGACTCCTGAGGGCTGAGAGGATTGACCTGAAGATGGACCTAGATAATTTCAAAAGAGATGGAGAGGGGGACAGAAAGAAGCTTCGCCAGTTGGGCGTGCTCCTTGATGAAGATTAGTTTTTTAAGTAGCTAGTTCATCTTATTAGTTGATGATGATCGAGTTACTAGAGTACTTGATGAGCAACTTTTGTGAAGTTTAATATCAACTTGTTAAGTTCATGAGCATCTTCTGTAATGATTATCTATTAAGTAAGTACCTAGTGTTGATGAGTATGTTCTGTTAATGAGTATCTATTAAGTAAGTAGCTAGTGTTGATGAGCAATTTTTTTATTACTGAAAAATCATTTACTGGCGTTGGACAAGTAGGCACGCGAGAGTCAAGATGAACTTAGTGTTGCCGTTGGACTTGTGACATGCCAGCATAATGTAGGATACTGCTGACGTGTCCTCCAACGCCACCACTATTTTTTAGCAATGGCGCCATATTAGCGACAACGTGTGTCTACGCCAGCAAGACAGTTTTTAGCACGCCATAGCTATGCTTTTTTCCACTAGTGAAATCACGATTACCGCACATTCAAAAGGGTGCAAATAAAATGGCTaatcaggcaattcataatagtgCGATATGGCACAACCCCTTACGTCAACGAAGGCCATGTTGCTTCGTGCAGTTTTTGCAAAAATCCATAGTGGTAGAAGAAAAATGTTGTGCGGCGAGGCCCCTTTGTAGCCACCATGTCACGCGAGGTATGGGTTGGTTCCATCGTGGAACTGCTCTCTCGGAACGTATGGAAATACTATGAAAAATTATAGAAAGTGAGATGGCATGTATCTTAATTTTTATAAAGAAAAATATACCTAATGTCATTTTTCCTTTTTAAACGGTGAAAAGTTGGTTTCTATCGTACTCTCTCTGTCccgaaatgtaagacgttttttaaaactacacacaaaaataaaaatatattcctATAATCCAAAGAGCTTCAGTTCCTACAAAATTTCTATAGACCAACAGATGCCGAAGCGTTTAGCATGCAGGCAGCGGACTAATACGGCGTTTTGCAGGAATCCAtcactaagggcatgtacaatggtactATCTTAGAAGTGCCACGTATGATAAATGATAagatggaggagagagaactcataagaaaaggcttgtttttttattgaagagaAGACAAAATATGATCTTTTAGCGTAATATGTCTCACCACGTTTTTAGAAATGACTAATTattaaagataaggctaagagatgacccattataGACATCTTTTTttatcatctctaaattacatgcaagacttaagataagactatcttataacCTTTGCACATGCCCTAACTAATCTCCACCGCCCACTGATTTTCGGGGGGCGGGCCCCTCATCCATTCTTCTTCCAATCAGTTTATTCCAGGCAAGCATGCCCGTAAATTTCTATAAAACATGCCCGTGCGTGTAGCATCGCTCGGCAGGCAGGGGAAAaacagcaaaagaaaagaaaagctcTGGCGAAACATGGGCAGCGTCACCACTACGGCACACTCTGCGGCATCCGGACACGTTTGACAGGTTGTTGGTGATGGTTCAGGCAGGTACCGCGAGAACGGACACGTACCGTCCACAAGGGCCAACCATATCAGCATCACCGCATTACACACCACACCACCcaccagtctctctctctctctctctctctcacgggacACGGCGCTGCCATGGCGACCCCGAGGACGATGAGAGCCGTGCAGTACGACAAGTATGGCGGAGGAGCAGAAGGCCTCGAGGTAAGATCTATCTGTGTGCACAACTGAGCTGAAaatcatctcttcttcttcttgttcgatGTGTTCACTGATGGAACTGACCGACTAACTCCATGGTGGATTTCACTGGCAGCATGTGGAGGTGCCGGTGCCGTCGCCGAAGAAGGGGGAGGTGCTGCTGAAGATGGAGGCGGCCAGCATCAACCCCATCGACTGGAAGATCCAGAAGGGCATGCTCCGCCCCTTCCTCCCCGGCAAGTTCCCCTTCACGCCAGGTAATTGAACCACTACGTACATTACGCATAGCTTCAGACCGGGACATGGCTACCCAATTCAGACTTGGTCGCGGCAAAATTCGCCAAAGAGATGAAAATCGCATGATACCGGCCGGCTTCATAGCTGATAAAATCTCCTCGCTATCATTTGGCTAGTGATTATGATCCCGCCCCCTGTCCGTCACAACTGCCATGCTCTGCTTTCTACTGAACTTTTTTTATTCCACTGTTCGTTCTCTGCTGCTGAATCAGAAACGAAACAAGCTTCTAAAATCCGTGCCGATTCAAGCAGCTGTTGCAGATTCTAGACATAACGACTTGAACATAGACAGTTCGAGAGGGGAAAATGACTTGAATGCAGACTAGAACAGACTGACGGCCCCTTTTACATGGGCACTACTCAAAATGCAGTGGGCGATCTGGCCGGCGAGGTGGTGGAGCTGGGCAGCGGCGTGACCAACTTCAAGCCGGGAGACAAGGTCATCTCCATCAGCTTCCCGGTAAGCAAGGACAACGCGTTCACCGCCATGGCGCCACGCTACCATTACGTCTGTACTACCCAACAGTCAAAATCTTAATATTCTGCTTCTGACACGCTCAAGGACCGTTGCCTGTGCAGAGCGGCGGCGGGCTCGCGGAGTACGCGGTGGCGCCGGCGTCGCTCACGGTGGCGAGGCCGACGGAGTTGTCCGCCGTCGAAGGTGCCTGCCTGCCGGCCGCCGGAGGCTCCGCGCTGCAGCTGCTCAAGCTCGCCGGGGTCAGCTTCGACGGGACCTCCGGCGCGACCGGCCCGAAGAACGCGCTGGTGACCGCGGCCTCGGGCGGCGTGGgccactacgccgtgcagctcgcgAAGCTCGCCGGCCTGCACGTCACGGCCACCTGCGGCGCGCGCAACGTGGACTTCGTCCGGGGACTGGGCGCCGACGAGGTGCTCGACTACAGGACGCCCGAGGGCGCGGCCCTGCGGAGCCCGTCGGGCAGGAGGTACGACGCGGTGGCGAACTGCGCGGCGGGGGTGCCGTGGCCGGCGCTCAAGGCGGTGCTGGCCGACGAGGGCGGCACGGTGGCGGACGTCACGCCGGGGGTCGGCGCCGCGCTCACGTCCATCCTGCAGAAGGCGACCTTCGCCAAGAAGAGGCTGGCGCCGCTGATGCTGGCGCCGAggagggaggagatggagtggcTGGTGGGCTTGGCGAGGCAGGGGAAGCTCAGAACGACGGTGGACTCGAGGTTCCCGCTGAGCAGAGCACAGGAGGCCTGGGCTAAGAGCATGGAGGGGCATGCCACCGGCAAGATCGTTGTGGAAATGGGAGGCGCAGAATGAACATGAAACTGTTGATGTGTTTGTCTATGTGTGGCAATTTGAGAAATTAAGAATTATGGAATCAAGATATGCTAGCTATTGATATACAGTGCATGTAAAAACTTATGTTAAGGCACTTTAAAAAAAACGTATGTTAAGGATTAGAGCACCACCAATAGCAGCCTAAAATAGGCACCAAAAAAGGTTGGAGTAAAAGAAAATTGGCATGAAAACGTTGTTACTTGCATAAAAATGGGTCGTCTCCGACAGCTGCCCTGTAATAGGGCAGCCACACGACAGCGGCATCTGCACTTTCCATCTCAAATAACATACATATTGCATACAAAAAATATCAAACACAACTTATAAATATGTCAAAAACAAACACACCAATAATTTTATCAATCCACACCACCAAAttattacatactccctccgtcccataattatgagacggagggagtagttctcaaaTCCACAACATCAAATGCAACACATATTATTCATGAAACTCAACAACAAAGTATTTTTAGCACACAATACAACATAGTTCATCACACAaatagaacaaacatagagatacaGCTAGGACTATTAATTCCCATATCATGTCCACCACTCCTCCATGAGATCTTTTTGAAGATCATCGTGTGTATCCGCATCTATAATGTGATGGTACACCTTAAGAAAGTGTTCAAATTAGTCTTGCCTTCAAATCGGCCGCACAGTGTAATCCAAATCTTGCCCACGGGACCTCTCGAAAGACTTGATCATTCAAAGTACCGAGGATTCGGCCCAAAGTAGTTGTGCATCAATCAGCCATGCGCCTCTTCTCTTCTCTCCATAAAAACTCGTGGCTAAAAACGGAAGTGCCATGCTTCGGGCTCTTGTTATTGTGCATTGTCAAGATCAACGCaatatcttcctcctcctcttcatactCCTCTTCAATGAGGTATCGTCGCAAAAATTGGAGTCACATCAACTCTTGTACACTCGAAACTCACTATCAAGCTCAATCTTCAGTGCATAACTGCATATGCCAAGAAAAGCACAACATTATTTTACCTTGTAGGAATtcgtcgaacaccttgtgtgcaacaTGGAGCAAACAGTCTGATGGCTCGTCAACAGCTAGATGGTAGCCGGGCAGAGGTNNNNNNNNNNNNNNNNNNNNNNNNNNNNNNNNNNNNNNNNNNNNNNNNNNNNNNNNNNNNNNNNNNNNNNNNNNNNNNNNNNNNNNNNNNNNNNNNNNNNNNNNNNNNNNNNNNNNNNNNNNNNNNNNNNNNNNNNNNNNNNNNNNNNNNNNNNNNNNNNNNNNNNNNNNNNNNNNNNNNNNNNNNNNNNNNNNNNNNNNNNNNNNNNNNNNNNNNNNNNNNNNNNNNNNNNNNNNNNNNNNNNNNNNNNNNNNNNNNNNNNNNNNNNNNNNNNNNNNNNNNNNNNNNNNNNNNNNNNNNNNNNNNTGTCGCACTGCTACTTATGATTGGTGTTGGGATTTCCCTAAAGAGAAAGCGTGATGTAATATAGTAGCAAATAGTATTTccatcagttaagaaccaaggttatcgaaccagtaggagacacCACACAAACAAGATTAAGCGGTACCTGCACACACACAAAGCAAATACTTacacccaacgcgggcaagagggttcTCAATCCCCTTGTACTCGATAACTGCAAGGATTAAATTTGATAGTGGTAGATggataaaataataaaataaaataaaatataataAATTGCAACAATTATTTTTAGGTTCTTAGTAAAGtgaatggacccgggggccatagtgttCACTAGAGGCATCCCTTTGATGAGCATagcaatggtgggtgaacaaattactgttgggctatTGACAGGATAGCGCATTATGATGATTCTTCATGGCATGATCAATATAGGCATTATGTCCGATATAAGTAGACTGACATCcatctgcatctactgctattactccatcccaagaccactatccaacatggatCTCAAAGTATTAAGTCCATAACAAACAGAGTAACGCTTGAAGCATGATGACATAATATAGACAAAGTAATACCAAATAATATGTTcaaaccccatcgttttacccttagtagcaacaatacaaatatgtgccttgTAACTCCTCTTGTCACAGAGTAAGGACACCGGAAGGTTGAAGCCACTACCAAACACCTCTcccactaaagataaatcaatctagttggccataaGAGATAGATCGgatagaaatacaaggctataaaatcacatatAGATAAATCTAAGAAAATACCCaaatactttcaatgaataatctgataataaaccctcaattcatcggatcacaacaaacacaccgcaaaagttaACATCAGATTGATCTCAGATGGGATCATTgtattggagagagagagagagagagagagagagagatctagctactgctatggacccgtaggtcccatgggaactactcacacatcatcatggaggcaacaaggttgatgaaaATGGCCtccgtgatggattcccccttcggcagagtaccTGATAAGGCCTTCAGATGGGATCGTggaagaacagaggcttgcggcggtggaagaaTTGTTTTGGGACCTCCCATGGGGGTTTCTGGATATATGGGACTTTATAGTGTTCAAATTAGGTCAATCAGAGCAACCGAGGTgtcacaaggcaccagggcgcgcccctaccttgtcgCTCGCTCGTacgtcttctggcctcctcccaaagCTTCCAAAGTGTCTTCTTGTCTAGAAAAATTATCAAacagtttcatcgtgtttggacttcctTTGGTGTGGATTTTCTGGAAAACCAAATACAAGCAGAAAACATGAACTGGCACGGGGCACTGAGTTAATATGTTagttccccaaaaatgatataaaatatcatataaagcataaaagattgataatataatagcatgaaacaatcaaaaattacgttGGAGACGTACAGCGCCGTGGACCGCCGATTAAAACTTGGTGGGAAAGGCTCCATGACGACGACCGAGCGGCCAGCAGTGGTGCACCAGCGGCTGCTAGTCGACCTCCATATGGCGTGGCGGTGCTTCAACAATCATACAAGCAGGGGTTGGCCGAAAGCGACCGGAATCTATGAGGCAGCGCATTACAAAATCAGCACGATGGAGGGGGCTCCGGCGGCCGTCCGAGGTGGCGGGGCGAAGGGGTGGGGTCTGGGTGGGTGGCGGTCCGGCGATGATGGCCTTTGGACCTGCAAATCAGGTGATCTCGTTAGCCGGTAGGAGGCCGGGAATTAAACCTACCGATTGGTGGGTTGCGCGCGAGTCAATTTNNNNNNNNNNNNNNNNNNNNNNNNNNNNNNNNNNNNNNNNNNNNNNNNNNNNNNNNNNNNNNNNNNNNNNNNNNNNNNNNNNNNNNNNNNNNNNNNNNNNNNNNNNNNNNNNNNNNNNNNNNNNNNNNNNNNNNNNNNNNNNNNNNNNNNNNNNNNNNNNNNNNNNNNNNNNNNNNNNNNNNNNNNNNNNNNNNNNNNNNNNNNNNNNNNNNNNNNNNNNNNNNNNNNNNNNNNNNNNNNNNNNNNNNNNNNNNNNNNNNNNNNNNNNNNNNNNNNTATTTGCAACACTTGGTGCCTTCTTTTTGGGCAGCCCCAAAAAAATTGCCCAGTTTTTTTATGATATGGCAGCTGTTTGGAGGCCTTTTTCCCCCCAAAAGTGCAAAAAACTGCTAGTGTCATATTTTAGGActactattggagatgctcttagctagAAATTTTGGTCATGGACGCCAATAGGTGGCCATTATCAGTAATTTGAGGCAACCCAGCAGCAAACCCAGCTGCCTTACAGACTCCGAAGGCCCAAATCATCGCTCCCTTGAGAAATTGCTATTCGATAAAAAAAATTGCCACACTCTGAAAAGGTAAAATTGCCAACGAAAATTATTTCTATGCATATTATgcaaaaaaaaacattttcccgcgattttgaaaaataaaacaaaaaatccaTAAAATTTGTCATGTCAAATTACAAAAATTATATTTGGAAAATGACACTACATTGAGGGTAAAACATATAAATAATAAATTTCCATGGCAGTTTATTGATGAAATTTCCCATGGTCTAAATAATAAAATTGCCATGTTGCTTATGATAAAAATGCCAGGGTCTAACAAATAAAATTTCAATGGCCTAATTATAATGTCGTGCTACCTATGATTAACTACAATGGCCTAATCAAAACTAGCATGCTCTATAAAAACATataaatttgaaggaaatatgccctagaggcaataataaagttattatttatttccttatttcatgataaatgtttattattcatgctagaattgtattaaccggaaacatatacatgtgtgaatagatagacaaacatagtgttactagtatgcctctacttgactagctcgtgaatcaaagatggttaagtttcctaactatagacatgagttgtcatttgattaacgggatcacatcattagaagaatgatgtgattgacttgacctattccgttagcttagcacttgatcgtttagtatgttgctattgctttctttatgacttatacatgttcctatgactatgagattatgcaactcccgtttaccggaggaatactttgtgtgctaccaaacatcacaacgtaaatggatgattataaaggtgctctacaggtgtctccgaaggtacttgttgggttggcgtatttcgagattaggatttgtcactccgattgtcggagaggtatctctgggcccactcggtaatgcacatcactataaaccttgcaagcattgtaaataatgagttagttgtaggatgatgtattacggaaagagtaaagagacttgccggtaacgagattgaactaggtattcagataccgacgatcaaatctcgggcaagtaacataccgatgacaaagggaacaacgtatgttgttatgcggtttgaccgataaagatcttcgtagaatatgtgggagccaatatgagcatccaggttccgctattggttattgaccggagatgtgtctcggtcatgtctacatagttctcgaactcgtagggtccgcacgcttaaagtttgatgacggttatattatgagtttatgtgttttgatgtaccgaagttgttcggagtcccggatgtgatcacggacatgacgaggagtctcgaaatggtcgagacataaagattgatatattgtaagcctatatttggatatcggaagtgttccgggtgaaatcgggattttaccgaagtaccgaggggttaccgaaaccccccgggggcttaatgggccatagtgggccttagtggagaagagaagaggcggctagggcagggccgcgcgcccctcccctctagtccgaataggacaaggagaggggggcgcccccccccccctttccttcctctctccctcctctttccccctttcacctaatccaacaaggaagggagggagtcctactcccggtgggagtaggactcctcctggcgcgcctcctcctagccagccgcacctccccccccccttgctcctttatatacgggggagggggcaccccatagacacaacaattgatcattgatctcttagccgtgtgtggtgcccccctccaccatagtcctcctcgataatatcgtagcggtgcttaggcgaagccctgcgacggtagaacatcatcatcgtcaccacgccgtcgtgctgacgaaactctccctcgacactcggctggatcgaagttcgagggacgtaatcgagctgaacgtgtgcaagaactcggaggtgccgtgctttcggtgcttgatcggtcgggccgtgaagacgtacgactacattaacc
Above is a window of Triticum dicoccoides isolate Atlit2015 ecotype Zavitan chromosome 5B, WEW_v2.0, whole genome shotgun sequence DNA encoding:
- the LOC119310964 gene encoding chloroplast envelope quinone oxidoreductase homolog — its product is MATPRTMRAVQYDKYGGGAEGLEHVEVPVPSPKKGEVLLKMEAASINPIDWKIQKGMLRPFLPGKFPFTPVGDLAGEVVELGSGVTNFKPGDKVISISFPSGGGLAEYAVAPASLTVARPTELSAVEGACLPAAGGSALQLLKLAGVSFDGTSGATGPKNALVTAASGGVGHYAVQLAKLAGLHVTATCGARNVDFVRGLGADEVLDYRTPEGAALRSPSGRRYDAVANCAAGVPWPALKAVLADEGGTVADVTPGVGAALTSILQKATFAKKRLAPLMLAPRREEMEWLVGLARQGKLRTTVDSRFPLSRAQEAWAKSMEGHATGKIVVEMGGAE